In one window of Opitutus sp. GAS368 DNA:
- a CDS encoding potassium channel family protein → MTLTLKEAARQNGRVIYLELMVLVLSLYALAALTAELLLPLDQEVRALLRRTDDFVCAVFLLDFCVHLALAPSKKVFWRLGWIDLLSSIPEIGWLRWGRLFRVFRILRALRSFAAVYNHFAADRAKGTFVIVGLMSVIAVLFATIAVFEFEHGVPGSNIHSAGDALWWAFATITTIGYGDHYPVTGGGRIVAVVLVVFGLSFFGTFTAYVASFFLEKTQLKEESEIHRLFSEVRKLREQLERLELAGAVRPREAPPAASPATHPSAGRNPG, encoded by the coding sequence ATGACCCTCACCCTCAAGGAAGCCGCCCGCCAGAACGGCCGCGTCATCTACCTCGAGCTGATGGTGCTCGTCCTGTCGCTCTACGCACTCGCTGCGCTCACGGCCGAGCTGCTGCTGCCCCTCGACCAGGAGGTCCGCGCGCTGCTGCGGCGGACCGACGACTTCGTCTGCGCGGTTTTCCTGCTGGATTTCTGCGTGCATCTCGCCCTGGCGCCGTCGAAAAAGGTGTTCTGGCGGTTGGGGTGGATCGACCTGCTATCCAGCATCCCCGAGATCGGGTGGCTCCGCTGGGGCCGCCTCTTCCGTGTCTTCCGGATCCTGCGGGCGCTGCGCTCGTTTGCCGCGGTCTACAACCACTTCGCCGCCGACCGCGCCAAGGGCACGTTCGTCATCGTAGGCCTGATGTCGGTCATCGCCGTGCTGTTCGCAACCATCGCCGTCTTCGAGTTCGAGCACGGGGTGCCCGGCTCGAACATCCACTCGGCGGGTGACGCGCTGTGGTGGGCGTTCGCCACCATCACCACCATCGGCTACGGCGACCATTACCCGGTGACCGGGGGCGGCCGGATCGTGGCGGTGGTGCTCGTGGTCTTCGGGCTGAGCTTCTTCGGCACGTTCACGGCCTACGTGGCCAGCTTCTTCCTCGAGAAGACCCAGCTGAAGGAGGAATCGGAAATCCACCGCCTCTTCTCCGAGGTGCGGAAGCTGCGCGAGCAGCTCGAACGGCTTGAGCTGGCGGGCGCGGTCAGGCCGCGGGAAGCCCCGCCCGCCGCTTCGCCGGCAACTCATCCGTCAGCCGGTCGCAATCCCGGGTGA
- the ccoN gene encoding cytochrome-c oxidase, cbb3-type subunit I, giving the protein MTHGQKITIEFNDKIVRQFMLASIVWGVVGMLVGTLVATQLNFWQANFGQAWLSFGRLRPLHTNAVIFAFVGNMMFAGIYYSTQRLVKARLASDFLSSLHFWGWQLIIVAAAITLPLGLTRGKEYAELIWPINIAVAVIWVVFAVNFFWTLARRHEKSLYVALWFYIATIITVAMLYIVNHLSIPTSLLHSYPVFGGVQDGLVQWWYGHNAVAFFLTTPILGIMYYFLPKAAERPVYSYRLSVIHFWSLVFLYIWAGPHHLLNTALPNWLQLLGTTFSLMLWAPSWGGMLNGLLTLRGAWGKLRTDPVIKFFAAGVTFYGMATFEGPLLSIKAVNALAHYTDWIIGHVHVGTLGWNGFMAAGMFYWLVPRLWNRPLHSQSLANLHFWIGLTGILLYVAAMWASGITQGLMLNATAEGGTILKYPNFLETLNAIRPLMLLRVVGGGLYLAGFLIMGWNIWRSIRGAAAVNGTMEVFVETPVPGGALGVRGTFLSAPVVFTVLGLTGACVWMFTTGLLNILGLLATMFCVLLAIGHFESRGKTWSDWYDRLLVNALPFTVLTFLAVAIGGLIQIIPMITIDRRMQTEDRIARVYTPLELAGRDLYVREGCYLCHSQMIRTLVPDVMRYGDYSRLGESIWDHPFQWGSKRNGPDLARVGGKYNDAWHYDHLQNPRNISTGSNMPAYTWLLEQGTDYAALPAKIRVQRMLGVPFPSWSPAMIDTLAKEQAKDIAKELKAQGRYVDPDREVVALIAYLQSLGKTWEPTGAAGSPAAASAVP; this is encoded by the coding sequence ATGACCCACGGCCAGAAAATCACCATCGAATTCAACGACAAGATCGTCCGGCAGTTCATGCTCGCGTCCATCGTCTGGGGCGTCGTCGGCATGCTGGTCGGCACCCTCGTCGCGACCCAGCTCAATTTCTGGCAGGCCAACTTCGGCCAGGCCTGGCTGAGCTTCGGCCGGCTCCGCCCGCTGCACACCAACGCCGTCATCTTCGCCTTCGTCGGCAACATGATGTTCGCCGGCATCTACTACTCGACGCAGCGCCTGGTGAAGGCGCGGCTGGCGAGCGACTTTCTCTCGTCGCTCCATTTCTGGGGCTGGCAGCTCATCATCGTGGCCGCGGCCATCACGCTCCCGCTCGGCCTCACGCGCGGCAAGGAATACGCCGAGCTCATCTGGCCCATCAACATCGCGGTCGCCGTCATCTGGGTGGTGTTCGCGGTGAACTTCTTCTGGACCCTGGCGCGGCGCCACGAGAAGTCCCTCTACGTCGCCCTCTGGTTCTACATCGCGACCATCATCACGGTGGCGATGCTCTACATCGTCAACCACCTGTCGATCCCGACGTCGCTGCTGCACAGCTACCCGGTCTTCGGCGGCGTGCAGGACGGCCTGGTGCAGTGGTGGTATGGGCACAACGCCGTGGCGTTCTTCCTCACCACGCCGATCCTGGGCATCATGTATTACTTCCTGCCGAAGGCGGCGGAGCGGCCGGTGTATTCCTACCGGCTGTCGGTGATCCATTTCTGGTCCCTCGTGTTCCTCTACATCTGGGCCGGCCCGCACCACCTGCTGAACACCGCGCTGCCCAACTGGCTCCAGCTGCTGGGCACAACGTTCTCGCTCATGCTCTGGGCGCCGTCGTGGGGCGGCATGCTCAACGGCCTGCTCACGCTCCGCGGCGCGTGGGGCAAGCTCCGCACCGACCCGGTGATCAAGTTCTTCGCCGCCGGCGTCACCTTCTACGGCATGGCCACCTTCGAGGGGCCGCTGCTCTCGATCAAGGCCGTCAATGCGCTGGCGCATTACACCGACTGGATCATCGGCCATGTCCACGTCGGCACGCTCGGCTGGAACGGCTTCATGGCCGCCGGCATGTTCTACTGGCTCGTGCCGCGCCTCTGGAACCGGCCGCTGCACTCCCAGTCCCTGGCCAACCTTCACTTCTGGATCGGGCTGACCGGCATCCTCCTCTACGTCGCGGCCATGTGGGCCTCCGGCATCACCCAGGGCCTGATGCTCAACGCCACCGCCGAGGGCGGCACCATCCTGAAGTATCCCAACTTCCTCGAGACGCTCAACGCCATCCGCCCGCTCATGCTCCTGCGCGTCGTGGGCGGCGGGCTCTACCTCGCCGGCTTCCTCATCATGGGCTGGAACATCTGGCGCAGCATCCGCGGTGCGGCCGCCGTCAACGGCACGATGGAGGTCTTCGTCGAGACGCCCGTCCCGGGCGGGGCCCTCGGCGTGCGCGGCACCTTCCTCAGCGCCCCGGTGGTCTTCACCGTCCTCGGCCTCACGGGCGCCTGCGTGTGGATGTTCACCACCGGCCTGCTCAACATCCTCGGCCTGCTCGCCACGATGTTCTGCGTGCTGCTCGCGATCGGGCACTTCGAGTCCCGCGGCAAGACCTGGAGCGACTGGTATGACCGCCTCCTCGTCAACGCCCTCCCGTTCACCGTGCTGACCTTCCTCGCCGTCGCCATTGGCGGGCTGATCCAGATCATCCCGATGATCACCATCGACCGCCGGATGCAGACCGAGGACCGCATCGCCCGGGTCTACACCCCGCTCGAGCTGGCCGGCCGCGACCTCTACGTCCGCGAGGGCTGCTATCTCTGCCATTCGCAGATGATCCGCACCCTGGTCCCGGATGTGATGCGCTATGGCGACTACTCCCGCCTCGGTGAATCCATCTGGGACCACCCCTTCCAGTGGGGCTCCAAGCGCAATGGCCCCGATCTCGCCCGGGTCGGCGGCAAATACAACGACGCCTGGCACTACGACCACCTCCAGAACCCGCGCAACATCTCCACCGGCTCCAACATGCCGGCCTACACCTGGCTCCTGGAGCAGGGCACCGACTACGCCGCGCTCCCGGCGAAGATCCGCGTCCAGCGGATGCTCGGCGTGCCGTTCCCGTCCTGGTCGCCGGCGATGATCGACACCCTCGCGAAGGAGCAGGCGAAGGACATCGCGAAGGAACTCAAGGCCCAGGGCCGCTATGTCGATCCCGACCGCGAGGTCGTCGCGCTCATCGCCTACCTGCAGAGCCTCGGCAAAACCTGGGAGCCCACCGGCGCCGCCGGGTCCCCGGCCGCCGCCTCCGCCGTGCCCTGA